The following proteins are co-located in the Tripterygium wilfordii isolate XIE 37 chromosome 2, ASM1340144v1, whole genome shotgun sequence genome:
- the LOC119982092 gene encoding uncharacterized protein LOC119982092: protein MAAEKTDKVKEILARPIQLADQVTKFADDAQNFKQDCQELKGKTEKLAGLLRQAARAGNELYERPTRRIMDDTEQVLDKALSLVTKCRTNSIMKRVFTIIPAAAFRKISMQLENSIGDVSWLLRVSASADDRDDEYLGLPPIAANEPILCLIWEQIAIMFTGSLEERSDAAASLVSLARDNDRYGKLIIEEGGVGPLLKLAKEGKMEGQENASRAIGLLGRDPESVEHIVNAGVCSVFAKILKESHMKVQAMVAWAVSELAANHPKCQDHFAQNNIIRYLVSHLAFETVEEHENYKKYKKKMSIDSVVLAKNRTNATNNIKENIADETETKIAHPAGNQPSNQMHNLVNVAMKNQSPGQQNHPPTNPANHSKGNLQNNTKSHHHTNHDPNHVSLAGPSIKGRELEDPETKANMKAMAARAIWQLSKGNVSICRGITESRALLCFAVLLEKGPEDVQSYSAMALMEITAVAEQNPDLRRAAFKPTSPTAKAVVDQLIKVIEKADSDLLGPCIRTIGNLSRTFRATETRIIAPLVKLLEDREPDVTMEAAIALNKFACPDNYLHDNHCKAIINAGGTKHLIQLVYFGEQSVQFPSLILLCYIALNAPDSEALAQDEVLIVLEWALKQAHFMEDLEIEGLLPESKSRLEIYQSRGTRGFH from the coding sequence ATGGCGGCAGAGAAAACTGACAAAGTTAAAGAGATCCTGGCAAGGCCAATACAATTGGCAGACCAGGTGACCAAATTCGCCGATGATGCACAGAATTTCAAACAGGATTGCCAGGAATTGAAGGGGAAGACAGAGAAGCTCGCAGGTCTGTTACGCCAAGCTGCGCGTGCAGGGAACGAGCTTTACGAGCGTCCGACGCGGCGAATCATGGACGACACCGAACAGGTCCTCGACAAAGCACTCTCGCTTGTCACCAAATGCCGCACAAACAGCATCATGAAACGTGTTTTCACGATCATCCCCGCCGCAGCCTTTCGGAAGATATCGATGCAGCTTGAGAATTCCATAGGCGACGTTTCGTGGCTTCTCCGAGTGTCGGCATCTGCTGATGATCGTGACGATGAGTATCTCGGTCTCCCTCCAATTGCTGCAAATGAGCCAATTCTCTGTCTCATTTGGGAACAAATTGCGATCATGTTCACGGGTTCGTTAGAGGAGCGATCGGACGCTGCTGCCTCGTTGGTTTCGTTGGCTCGTGACAATGATCGATACGGTAAACTGATTATCGAGGAAGGTGGGGTTGGGCCATTGTTGAAATTGGCCAAGGAGGGGAAGATGGAAGGTCAAGAAAATGCTTCCAGGGCAATTGGGTTGTTAGGGAGAGACCCTGAAAGCGTCGAACACATTGTGAATGCTGGTGTTTGCTCAGTGTTTGCGAAAATCCTCAAAGAAAGTCATATGAAGGTACAGGCCATGGTGGCTTGGGCTGTATCAGAATTGGCTGCTAATCACCCCAAATGTCAAGACCATTTTGCACAGAACAACATAATTCGTTATCTTGTTAGTCATCTTGCCTTCGAGACGGTCGAAGAGCATGAAAACTACAAGAAATACAAGAAGAAGATGTCCATTGATTCAGTCGTGTTGGCTAAAAACCGTACAAATGCCACGAACaatatcaaagaaaatattGCAGATGAGACCGAGACTAAGATTGCTCATCCAGCCGGTAATCAACCCTCCAACCAAATGCACAATCTGGTTAATGTGGCCATGAAAAACCAGTCTCCTGGGCAGCAAAATCACCCTCCAACCAATCCTGCTAACCACAGCAAAGGCAACCTACAAAACAACACAAAGTCACACCATCACACCAACCACGATCCAAACCATGTATCATTAGCAGGGCCGAGCATCAAGGGAAGGGAACTCGAGGACCCAGAGACGAAAGCCAACATGAAGGCGATGGCTGCAAGAGCCATCTGGCAGCTTTCAAAGGGGAATGTCTCCATTTGCCGCGGCATTACAGAATCAAGAGCACTTCTATGCTTTGCAGTTTTACTAGAGAAGGGTCCCGAAGATGTTCAATCCTACTCAGCAATGGCACTAATGGAAATCACTGCTGTGGCAGAGCAAAATCCTGACTTGAGACGCGCTGCTTTCAAGCCCACCTCGCCTACTGCCAAAGCTGTTGTTGATCAACTGATCAAAGTAATCGAAAAGGCAGACTCGGACCTTCTTGGTCCATGTATTAGAACCATTGGCAATTTATCAAGGACTTTTCGAGCAACTGAGACGAGGATTATAGCGCCATTGGTGAAGTTGCTCGAAGACAGGGAACCAGATGTTACAATGGAAGCTGCCATTGCGCTCAACAAGTTTGCTTGCCCTGATAATTACCTCCATGATAATCACTGCAAAGCAATCATCAATGCTGGAGGCACCAAACATCTAATTCAGCTGGTTTACTTTGGAGAACAAAGTGTTCAGTTTCCTTCATTGATTTTGCTATGTTACATTGCACTAAATGCCCCGGACAGTGAAGCACTGGCACAAGATGAGGTGCTTATAGTGCTTGAGTGGGCATTGAAGCAGGCACATTTCATGGAAGATCTAGAGATTGAAGGTCTATTACCAGAATCCAAAAGTAGGTTGGAAATCTATCAATCTAGAGGCACTAGAGGATTCCATTGA
- the LOC119982926 gene encoding PI-PLC X-box domain-containing protein DDB_G0293730-like, translating into MGSQVSKQVERRKAIKTEKKTLIDLKVSDGCDFPGCDHRPQDRKNWMSSLNPEKLHVNQIVWPGTHDSATNKIGIPLISRPFAQCQSLSIYHQLVRGARVLDIRVQEDRRVCHGILLTYSVDVVIEDIKKFLSETESEIIILEIRTEFGHEDPPEFDKYLIEKLGDYLIHQDDHVFGKTVAELLPKRVICIWKPRNSPQPKHGSPLWSAGYLKDNWIDTDLPSTKFESNMKHLSEQPPVSSRKYFYRVENTVTPQPDNPVLCVKPVTNRIHGYARLFITESFSKGYADRLQIFSTDFIDEDFVDACVGLTYARVEGKANI; encoded by the coding sequence ATGGGTTCTCAGGTATCAAAACAGGTGGAGAGGAGAAAGGCaataaaaacagagaagaaaactcTCATCGATCTCAAAGTATCCGATGGCTGTGATTTTCCTGGCTGTGATCACCGTCCACAAGACAGAAAAAACTGGATGTCAAGTCTCAACCCAGAAAAGCTTCACGTAAACCAGATTGTATGGCCTGGAACACACGACTCTGCAACCAACAAAATTGGAATCCCCTTAATCTCTCGTCCATTCGCGCAATGTCAATCCTTGTCAATATATCATCAGCTCGTTAGAGGAGCCAGAGTCCTCGACATCCGGGTTCAGGAGGATCGCAGGGTCTGCCATGGAATTCTCTTAACATACAGTGTTGATGTTGTAATTGAAGACATAAAGAAGTTCCTGTCAGAAACCGAGTCAGAGATCATAATTCTGGAAATCAGGACTGAATTCGGACATGAAGACCCTCCAGAGTTCGACAAGTACTTGATTGAAAAACTGGGAGATTATTTGATTCATCAGGACGATCATGTGTTTGGAAAAACAGTAGCAGAGCTTTTACCAAAGAGAGTTATTTGTATTTGGAAACCAAGAAACTCTCCGCAGCCGAAACACGGGAGTCCATTGTGGAGTGCAGGGTATTTGAAAGACAATTGGATTGACACAGATTTGCCATCAACGAAGTTTGAGAGCAATATGAAGCATTTGAGTGAGCAACCGCCAGTTTCATCAAGAAAGTATTTTTACAGAGTGGAGAACACTGTGACACCACAACCAGACAACCCTGTTTTGTGTGTGAAGCCTGTGACTAATAGGATTCATGGATATGCTAGGTTGTTCATCACTGAAAGCTTCTCCAAAGGATATGCAGATCGGTTGCAGATCTTCTCTACTGATTTCATTGATGAAGATTTTGTTGATGCTTGTGTTGGACTTACTTATGCTAGAGTTGAAGGGAAGGCCAATATTTGA
- the LOC120007037 gene encoding pentatricopeptide repeat-containing protein At2g21090 has product MPSFFPSPKKKPVPCIVQSIIELSSRGNLSEAISSLPILVRKGLRLPSQALAHLLQQCAATKSLKLGKWVHLYCKLTGLKKPYTFLSNNLIFMYMECGDLSNAAKVFDKMSARNIYSWNNMLSGYAKLGRIKEARNLFDKMPERDVISWNTMVIAYAQNGCCNEAVRFFRDFRRLGIGYNEFSFAGILTVCVKLRGLGLARQVHGQVLVSGFLSNVVLSSSVVDSYAKCGEMSDARRLFDEMPVRDVLAWTTLVSGYAKWGNMEAADELFDEMPKKNPVSWTALISGYARHGLGHRALELFTKMMVFCVRPDQFTFSSCLCACANIASLKHGRQIHGCLVRTNFRPNTIVVSSLIDMYSKCGALEFGRRVFSVMGNKRDVVLWNTMISALGQHGLGDAAMRTFDDLVSFGVKPDRITYIVILTACSHSGLVQEGLKLFQCMRTIGHGIVPDEEHYACLIDLLGRAGCFDELIDQLDKMPFKPDDRIWNAVLGVSRIHGNTEMGRKAAEQLIELEPQSSAAYILLSSIYAEHGRWESVERVRRLMKERCVRKEKAISWIEIENEVHSFAVSDQLHSLKEVIYSALDQLAGHMEDVFSLDAER; this is encoded by the coding sequence ATGCCCTCTTTCTTTCCGTCACCCAAGAAAAAACCAGTACCCTGCATCGTCCAATCCATTATAGAACTCTCCTCTCGCGGTAACCTATCAGAAGCCATCTCATCCCTTCCTATATTAGTCAGGAAAGGCCTGCGTTTGCCTTCTCAAGCCCTAGCTCATCTACTGCAACAATGCGCAGCAACTAAGTCTCTGAAATTGGGAAAATGGGTGCACCTTTACTGCAAGCTCACCGGTTTGAAGAAACCTTATACGTTTTTGTCCAACAATTTGATCTTTATGTATATGGAATGCGGAGATCTGTCCAATGCAGCTaaggtgtttgataaaatgtctGCTAGGAATATATATTCATGGAATAATATGCTCTCTGGGTATGCTAAATTGGGAAGGATAAAGGAAGCTAGAAAtctgtttgataaaatgccgGAGAGGGATGTTATTTCTTGGAATACAATGGTGATTGCCTATGCACAGAACGGATGTTGCAATGAGGCGGTGAGGTTTTTTCGGGACTTTAGGAGACTGGGGATTGGGTATAATGAGTTCAGTTTTGCAGGCATTTTGACGGTATGTGTGAAGTTAAGAGGATTGGGGCTTGCTAGACAGGTTCACGGGCAGGTATTAGTTAGTGGATTTTTGTCAAATGTGGTGCTTTCGAGCTCAGTGGTTGATTCTTATGCAAAGTGTGGGGAGATGAGTGATGCAAGGAggttgtttgatgaaatgcccgTGAGAGATGTCCTTGCTTGGACCACCTTGGTGTCTGGGTATGCTAAATGGGGTAACATGGAGGCAGCGGATGAGTTGTTTGACGAGATGCCTAAGAAGAATCCTGTCTCATGGACGGCTTTGATTTCTGGTTATGCTCGACATGGCCTAGGACATAGAGCTCTTGAATTGTTTACAAAGATGATGGTTTTCTGTGTAAGACCTGATCAGTTCACTTTTAGCAGTTGTCTTTGCGCTTGTGCCAATATAGCTTCACTTAAGCATGGAAGACAGATACATGGTTGTTTGGTGCGTACCAACTTCAGACCTAATACAATTGTTGTGAGCTCTCTTATCGATATGTACTCAAAGTGTGGAGCTCTTGAATTTGGTAGGCGGGTTTTTAGTGTAATGGGTAATAAACGAGATGTTGTTTTGTGGAACACAATGATTTCAGCCTTAGGTCAGCATGGTCTTGGTGATGCGGCGATGAGGACATTTGATGACTTGGTTAGTTTTGGAGTAAAACCAGATAGGATCACGTACATTGTGATCCTTACCGCATGCAGTCATTCAGGTCTTGTGCAGGAGGGCCTCAAGCTTTTCCAGTGCATGAGGACCATTGGCCATGGCATTGTCCCCGATGAAGAACATTATGCGTGCTTGATTGATCTCTTGGGTCGAGCTGGGTGTTTTGATGAACTAATAGACCAGCTAGATAAAATGCCTTTTAAACCAGATGACCGGATTTGGAATGCCGTACTTGGTGTTTCGAGAATTCATGGTAATACTGAGATGGGAAGAAAAGCAGCTGAACAGCTTATTGAGTTAGAACCTCAGTCATCTGCCGCCTATATATTACTGTCAAGTATATATGCTGAGCATGGGAGGTGGGAATCTGTAGAAAGAGTGAGACGACTCATGAAAGAAAGATGTGTGAGGAAGGAAAAAGCTATCAGTTGGatagaaattgaaaatgaagtaCATTCTTTTGCAGTATCAGATCAGTTGCACTCATTGAAAGAAGTAATATACTCTGCCTTGGATCAGTTAGCTGGCCATATGGAAGATGTTTTCTCTCTTGATGCTGAAAGATAG
- the LOC120013913 gene encoding translocase of chloroplast 120, chloroplastic-like, with protein MENGVERVDGSPAVEKNHVEDEVVGERVVEVKDVDGSDERKDFEDDVSEEALDSQEVVQMQGMNPDSENIAESVVDSGGPVVVDENSNVGRETETFEEAIGVSVEEVAAAGVGMEIVEDLVGGLSADGAVVSDKIDKGGTGKEVTVDGLNVKSELPEAATDSTTEVSETSYEVGMKSSVVLEDPKIVDSCDSSFEENPYGETFQNGDSNMTKENAVDYFQTTESIGEILATDAKTELPEAATDSTTEVFETSYEVGMKSSVVPEDPKIVDSCDYSLEENPYGENFQNGDSSMKKENAVYYFQKTESIREISAADAKGENLKDNNFDTDHLGTVTRKLVDISTGTCIVLRADKGEEVNSNVAGIDTKCQDDKNRELKDITTGICSKGQDEGEHGNVRNGEVNDAPTVLDSEKLGETCGVSDAPIHPVPSVKNVTLTTNVQSLTSENSAIEKNEKIHAVSSDLSGDDGNSSQPHVTDEKVNEVSLRYLLSKKAIRKVTKDQVEKQRAQVSTKREIQPEAELASSSGKSSSPVPPPARPAGLGRAAPLLEPVPRAVQQPRVNGAVAPVQARQIEDGANGEGELYDETREKLQMIRVKFLRLAHRLGQTPHNVVVAQVLYRLGLAEQLRGRNGGRVGAFSFDRASAMAEQLDAAGQEPLDFSCTILVLGKTGVGKSATINSIFDEVMFGTDAFHNGTRRVQDVVGTVQGIKVRVIDTPGLLPSWSDQRQNEKILNSVKRFIKKNPPDIVLYLDRLDMQSRDFGDMPLLCTITEIFGPSIWFNAIVVLTHAASAPPDGPNGTASSYDMFVTQRSHVVQQAIRQAAGDMRLMNPVALVENHSACRTNRAGQRVLPNGQVWKPHLLLLSFASKILAEANALLKLQDSPPAKPFVPRSRAPPLPYFLSSLLQSRPQVKLPEEQFSDEDDQDDDLDESSDSDDESYDNLPPFKRLSKAQVSKLTKAQSRAYFDELKYREKLFMKKQLKEERRRKKMMKKMSAAAKDMPGDYSESVEESGSPASVPVPMPDLALPASFDSDNPMHRYRCLDSNNQWVVRPVLETLGWDHDVGYEGINVERLFVVKDKIPLSLSGQVTKDKKDANVQMELASSIKHGEGKVSSLGFDMQTIEKDLAYTLRGETRFLNFRKNTAKGGLSVTLLGDVLSGGVKVEDKLAVNKRFNIVMTGGAMTGRGDVAYGGSLEAQLRDKDYPLGRSLSTLGLSVMDWHGDQAVRCNIQSQIPVGRSTNLIARANLNNKGEGQLSIRLNSSEQLQIALFGLIPLLKKLLGYSQQRQFGQ; from the coding sequence ATGGAAAATGGTGTTGAGAGAGTTGATGGGTCACCTGCGGTAGAGAAAAACCATGTGGAAGATGAGGTAGTTGGGGAAAGGGTAGTAGAGGTGAAGGATGTGGATGGGAGTGATGAGCGGAAGGATTTTGAAGATGATGTTTCTGAGGAGGCATTGGATTCCCAAGAGGTTGTGCAGATGCAGGGAATGAATCCTGATTCAGAAAACATTGCTGAAAGTGTTGTTGATTCAGGCGGTCCAGTGGTGGTTGATGAAAATTCTAATGTAGGACGCGAGACAGAGACTTTTGAAGAGGCGATTGGGGTTTCTGTTGAGGAGGTGGCTGCAGCTGGAGTTGGGATGGAAATTGTAGAGGATTTGGTGGGTGGGCTGAGTGCTGATGGGGCTGTGGTGTCGGATAAGATTGACAAGGGAGGTACTGGGAAAGAAGTGACAGTTGATGGGTTGAATGTGAAATCTGAGCTGCCTGAAGCTGCTACTGACAGTACAACAGAAGTTTCAGAGACCTCCTATGAAGTGGGTATGAAATCTTCTGTGGTACTGGAGGATCCCAAAATTGTAGACTCCTGTGATTCCAGCTTTGAGGAAAATCCATATGGTGAAACTTTTCAAAATGGGGATAGCAATATGACAAAGGAAAATGCCGTTGATTATTTTCAAACGACAGAATCTATTGGAGAGATTTTGGCTACAGATGCAAAAACTGAGCTGCCTGAAGCTGCTACTGACAGTACAACGGAAGTTTTTGAGACCTCCTATGAAGTGGGTATGAAATCTTCTGTGGTACCAGAGGATCCCAAAATCGTAGACTCCTGTGATTACAGCTTAGAGGAAAATCCATAtggtgaaaattttcaaaatggggATAGCagtatgaaaaaggaaaatgctgtttattattttcaaaagaCTGAATCTATTCGAGAGATTTCAGCTGCAGATGCTAAGGGTGAGAACTTGAAGGATAATAATTTCGACACTGATCATCTAGGCACGGTGACAAGAAAACTGGTAGATATTTCAACTGGGACTTGTATTGTGCTGCGGGCTGATAAAGGTGAAGAAGTAAATAGCAATGTAGCTGGAATTGATACAAAATGCCAGGATGACAAGAACAGGGAATTGAAAGATATCACAACTGGTATCTGCTCAAAGGGACAGGATGAAGGTGAACATGGAAATGTAAGGAATGGGGAGGTGAACGATGCGCCGACTGTATTGGATTCTGAGAAACTTGGGGAAACTTGTGGAGTTAGTGATGCACCCATTCACCCGGTCCCATCAGTGAAAAATGTAACTCTCACTACTAATGTTCAAAGCTTGAcatcagaaaattctgcaattgaGAAAAATGAGAAGATTCATGCTGTTTCGTCAGATTTAAGTGGTGACGATGGTAACAGTTCTCAACCTCATGTAACAGATGAAAAAGTTAATGAAGTCAGCCTCAGATATCTTTTATCTAAGAAGGCTATTAGGAAGGTGACAAAGGATCAAGTAGAGAAGCAAAGGGCTCAAGTgagtacaaaacgtgaaattcagCCTGAGGCAGAACTTGCTTCTTCCTCTGGAAAATCTTCCAGTCCGGTTCCTCCTCCTGCTCGACCTGCTGGCCTTGGCCGAGCTGCACCATTACTGGAACCTGTGCCTCGGGCAGTACAGCAACCCCGTGTAAATGGGGCTGTTGCTCCTGTGCAGGCACGTCAAATTGAAGATGGCGCTAATGGGGAAGGAGAGTTATATGATGAGACACGCGAAAAGCTTCAGATGATAAGGGTAAAATTTTTGAGGCTTGCTCATAGGCTTGGGCAGACTCCACATAATGTTGTTGTGGCACAAGTCTTGTATAGACTGGGATTAGCTGAACAGCTGCGAGGGAGAAATGGGGGTCGTGTGGGTGCCTTTAGCTTTGATCGAGCAAGTGCCATGGCAGAACAACTTGATGCTGCTGGGCAGGAGCCCCTTGATTTCTCTTGCACAATATTGGTTCTCGGAAAGACAGGCGTTGGCAAAAGTGCAACCATCAATTCAATCTTTGATGAGGTTATGTTTGGCACTGATGCTTTTCACAATGGTACAAGGAGGGTTCAGGATGTAGTGGGAACTGTGCAGGGGATCAAAGTTCGTGTAATTGACACACCAGGCCTTTTACCTTCTTGGTCTGACCAACGGCAGAATGAGAAGATTCTCAACTCTGTTAAGCGTTTTATCAAGAAAAATCCTCCAGATATTGTTTTATATCTTGATAGATTGGACATGCAGAGCAGGGATTTTGGTGATATGCCTCTCCTATGCACCATCACTGAGATATTTGGACCATCTATATGGTTTAATGCAATAGTGGTTCTGACTCATGCTGCTTCTGCCCCACCTGATGGTCCCAATGGTACTGCTTCAAGTTATGATATGTTTGTCACTCAACGTTCTCATGTTGTCCAGCAAGCAATTCGTCAGGCGGCAGGGGATATGCGTCTCATGAATCCTGTTGCATTAGTAGAGAACCATTCTGCATGCAGAACAAATAGGGCTGGACAGAGAGTGTTGCCGAATGGTCAGGTTTGGAAGCCCCATTTGCTTTTGTTGTCTTTTGCGTCAAAAATTCTTGCTGAAGCAAATGCTCTTTTGAAGTTGCAAGATAGTCCACCTGCAAAGCCATTTGTGCCACGTTCAAGAGCACCTCCTTTACCATATTTTCTGTCGTCACTTCTTCAATCAAGACCACAAGTCAAGCTGCCTGAAGAGCAGTTTAGCGATGAAGATGATCAAGATGATGATTTGGACGAGTCTTCAGATTCTGATGATGAAAGCTATGATAATTTGCCACCATTTAAACGGTTGTCAAAGGCCCAGGTGTCAAAGCTTACTAAAGCTCAGAGTAGGGCATATTTTGATGAGTTAAAATATAGGGAAAAACTTTTTATGAAGAAACAgttaaaagaagagagaaggagaaagaagatgatgaagaaaatgTCTGCTGCAGCAAAGGATATGCCAGGTGACTACAGTGAAAGTGTAGAAGAAAGTGGCAGTCCTGCATCTGTGCCAGTCCCTATGCCAGATCTGGCCTTGCCTGCCTCTTTTGACTCTGATAATCCCATGCACCGATACCGTTGTCTTGATTCTAACAACCAGTGGGTTGTGCGACCTGTTCTAGAAACTCTTGGTTGGGACCACGACGTTGGTTACGAAGGCATAAATGTAGAGAGATTGTTTGTTGTCAAAGACAAAATTCCTTTGTCTCTCTCGGGCCAGGTTACAAAGGATAAGAAGGATGCAAATGTTCAGATGGAATTGGCAAGCTCGATAAAGCATGGGGAGGGGAAAGTATCATCCTTAGGTTTTGATATGCAAACTATCGAGAAGGATTTAGCTTATACCCTACGAGGTGAGACAAGGTTCTTGAACTTCAGGAAGAATACAGCAAAGGGTGGTCTCTCAGTTACCCTCTTGGGTGATGTCTTATCTGGTGGGGTGAAAGTTGAAGATAAGTTAGCTGTTAACAAAAGGTTCAATATTGTTATGACCGGTGGTGCAATGACTGGTCGTGGTGATGTTGCTTATGGCGGCAGCCTGGAAGCCCAATTGAGAGACAAGGATTATCCTCTTGGTCGTTCACTATCAACTCTTGGGCTATCTGTCATGGATTGGCATGGAGATCAAGCTGTTAGGTGTAATATACAATCCCAAATACCTGTAGGACGGTCAACAAACTTGATTGCTCGTGCCAATTTGAATAACAAGGGAGAAGGACAGTTGAGTATCCGTCTAAACAGCTCAGAACAGCTTCAAATTGCTTTGTTTGGCCTCATCCCCCTTTTGAAAAAGCTACTTGGTTATTCCCAGCAAAGGCAGTTTGGACAATGA
- the LOC120005276 gene encoding dirigent protein 23-like translates to MAKLCNLLVIVSLMAVLKWAQAEQSWANRVVGEKETMTNLQFYFHDTVSGKNPSAIVVVQPNSTKQTLKATGFGTIVMADDPLTVRPDPNSKLVGRAQGLYGSAGQTIISLIMDMSLIFTDGCYNGSSLSISGINRALNPVREIPIVGGTGIFRMARGFAIASTYSFNVTSGDAIVGYNVTVFNN, encoded by the coding sequence ATGGCAAAACTGTGCAATCTCTTGGTTATAGTCTCTCTAATGGCAGTCCTAAAATGGGCTCAAGCAGAGCAAAGTTGGGCCAACAGAGTTGTGGGAGAGAAGGAGACGATGACCAACCTCCAGTTCTATTTTCACGACACAGTCAGTGGCAAGAACCCAAGTGCCATAGTGGTGGTTCAACCCAATTCCACAAAACAAACCCTTAAAGCTACAGGCTTCGGTACGATAGTAATGGCAGATGATCCTTTGACTGTAAGGCCGGACCCGAATTCAAAGCTGGTGGGCCGGGCCCAGGGGCTTTATGGGTCTGCCGGACAGACTATTATCTCTCTCATAATGGACATGAGCTTGATCTTCACAGACGGCTGCTATAACGGAAGCTCCCTTAGTATATCTGGCATCAATCGGGCTTTGAACCCTGTTCGAGAGATTCCCATCGTGGGTGGGACCGGGATTTTCAGAATGGCACGTGGTTTTGCGATTGCGAGCACGTATTCCTTCAATGTTACGAGTGGTGATGCTATCGTTGggtataatgttactgtttttaataattaa